The proteins below come from a single Clarias gariepinus isolate MV-2021 ecotype Netherlands chromosome 17, CGAR_prim_01v2, whole genome shotgun sequence genomic window:
- the srsf9 gene encoding serine/arginine-rich splicing factor 9, with translation MADGRIYVGNLPMDVQERDIEDLFFKYGKIRDIELKNNRGTIPFAFVRFEDPRDAEDAVYGRNGYGFGDCKLRVEYPRSSGSKFGGSGGGPRGRFGPPSRRSEFRVLVTGLPPTGSWQDLKDHMREAGDVCFADVQRDGEGVVEFLRREDMEYALRRLDGTEFRSHQGETAYIRVLEERGASWGRSRSRSRSRGRYSPPYQSRGSPPRYRSPPRHMARLSPPSRRPPPQHHSPPPRHYR, from the exons ATGGCGGACGGGAGGATCTATGTGGGGAACCTTCCCATGGATGTGCAGGAGAGGGACATTGAGGATCTCTTCTTCAAATATGGCAAAATTCGGGATATCGAGCTGAAGAACAACCGCGGCACCATCCCCTTTGCCTTTGTTCGTTTTGAGGACCCACG GGATGCGGAGGACGCTGTCTATGGAAGGAACGGATATGGATTTGGAGACTGTAAGCTGCGTGTGGAATATCCTCGCTCCTCAGGATCCAAATTTGGCGGATCAGGCGGAGGACCAAGGGGAAGGTTCGGCCCTCCGTCACGTAGATCCGAGTTTCGGGTTTTAGTTACGG GCCTTCCTCCCACTGGAAGTTGGCAAGATCTTAAAGACCACATGAGAGAGGCAGGAGACGTATGTTTTGCTGATGTGCAGCGTGACGGTGAAGGAGTGGTGGAATTTCTTAGACGGGAAGACATGGAGTATGCCCTACGTCGACTAGATGGCACAGAGTTCAGATCCCATCAG GGTGAGACAGCATACATAAGAGTACTGGAGGAGCGCGGTGCGAGCTGGGGTCGCTCACGTTCCCGTTCCAGGTCTCGTGGACGGTACAGTCCTCCATACCAAAGCCGAGGCTCTCCTCCCCGTTACCGATCCCCTCCACGCCACATGGCTCGTCTCAGCCCTCCCTCACGAAGACCACCGCCTCAGCACCACAGCCCACCGCCACGCCACTATCGGTAA
- the gal3st1b gene encoding galactosylceramide sulfotransferase — translation MYHFLPRLGAYKLMLGFLFTCITMMLYSFSVPTFQSNTPRLPPPCANKTPTWQKKNVSFSTHEVQNCVPKVNLMFLKTHKTASSTILNILLRYGEKKRLKFALPNGRNDFSYPSTFTRMKVKDYRPGACYNIICNHMRFNAPEVDALLPSNAFFFTILRDPALVFESSFHYNKRIVPFTWRIHGKDKLESFLNNPHLYFDSDGFNSFYLKNLHFFDFGFDNTLEPEDLIVDSAISAIAERFQLVLIAEHFEESLILLKDALCWEIDDLLYFKMNTRRPTSVSQLTPKLRAKALEWNGVDWKLYRYFNATLWAKIDAYGRKRMEKEVKKLRQRNSEMAAICISGGTAVADEDIRDQSMRPWQPVGESSILGYNMRSNIEQQYRELCRKMLTPEIQYLTDLGVNLWMTKLWGWFKKIVNIMI, via the exons ATGTACCATTTTCTGCCCAGGTTAGGTGCATACAAGCTTATGTTGGGGTTCCTGTTCACCTGCATCACAATGATGTTGTACTCTTTTTCAGTGCCAACATTCCAGTCCAACACACCAAG ATTGCCACCCCCATGTGCAAATAAAACCCCAACATGGCAAAAGAAGAATGTCTCTTTCTCTACACATGAGGTGCAGAACTGTGTGCCAAAAGTAAACTTGATGTTCCTGAAAACTCACAAAACTGCAAGCAGCACTATTCTAAATATCCTCCTGCGCTATGGGGAGAAGAAGAGGCTGAAGTTTGCTCTTCCCAATGGCCGCAATGATTTTTCCTATCCCTCTACCTTCACACGTATGAAAGTGAAGGATTACAGACCAGGCGCATGCTACAATATCATCTGCAATCACATGCGTTTCAATGCTCCAGAAGTTGATGCCCTTCTACCAAgcaatgcattctttttcactaTCTTAAGAGACCCAGCTCTGGTCTTTGAGTCCTCGTTCCACTACAACAAAAGAATCGTGCCATTTACATGGAGGATCCATGGTAAGGATAAACTGGAAAGTTTTCTGAATAATCCACATCTCTACTTTGACTCAGATGGTTTTAACTCATTTTATTTGAAGAACCTTCATTTTTTCGATTTCGGTTTTGATAACACATTGGAGCCAGAGGATCTGATAGTGGACAGCGCCATTAGTGCCATTGCGGAGCGATTCCAGCTTGTCCTGATAGCTGAACATTTTGAGGAGTCACTTATTCTGCTCAAGGATGCTCTCTGCTGGGAGATAGATGACTTGTTGTACTTTAAAATGAACACACGCAGACCAACTAGTGTGTCCCAGCTCACGCCCAAGCTGAGGGCCAAAGCACTTGAATGGAACGGAGTTGACTGGAAGCTCTACCGTTACTTCAATGCCACGCTCTGGGCCAAAATTGACGCCTACGGGAGGAAGCGCATGGAGAAAGAGGTGAAAAAGTTGCGCCAGAGGAACAGCGAGATGGCAGCCATCTGCATTAGCGGTGGGACGGCCGTGGCGGACGAGGACATAAGGGACCAAAGCATGAGGCCCTGGCAGCCTGTTGGAGAGAGCTCTATTTTGGGATACAACATGAGGAGCAATATTGAGCAGCAATACAGGGAGCTCTGCCGAAAGATGCTAACGCCTGAAATTCAGTACTTGACAGACCTTGGAGTGAATCTGTGGATGACCAAATTATGgggatggtttaaaaaaattgttaacaTTATGATTTGA